A stretch of DNA from Globicephala melas chromosome 4, mGloMel1.2, whole genome shotgun sequence:
AATTTGGACCGCAGCCAACCCTGGTCTCCTTGCAGTGCTTACATGATTACATCATTTCTGGATAATGGTCATGGTAAGATGCTCCAGCTACTCTTTCTATATGTTACCCAACCATCCACATGTAGGGTACTAATGAAAgcagctctttctttcttttctgttctttttattttccctccttcAAAATGACTTTCATTGTCAACCGCATGCATTTTTAGATCTTAATTTCCAGTAAAAGATAGTGCTTCTGGTCAGGTAGCTCCCAGAGTACATTAACTTGAGTTTTTAGCAGAACAATGATTTCCTGTCATTGTTAATACAGAAATATCCCATTAAGAATAATACCTTAATGATAGTTAAAATATCTCTGGCATTTTCCCCCCAAACTCTTCAGCTTTCAAATTGCTTTGCTATATATTATCACTTTTGGTAAGTATTTTCTGAAACTGATCTACCCCCTGCATGCTTTAATTTGCTATTTCTTAATATTCATTGGCATTTTTCCTTGCAGGCGAATGTTTGATGGACAAGCCCCAGAGCCCCATACAGCTCCCCTCTGATCTCCCCGGGACCTTGTACGATGCCAACCGGCAGTGCCAGTTTACATTTGGGGATGAGTCCAAACACTGCCCGGACGCGGCCAGCACGTGCACGACCCTCTGGTGCACAGGCACCTCTGGCGGATTGCTGGTGTGCCAGACCAAACACTTCCCCTGGGCCGACGGCACCAGCTGTGGAGAAGGGAAATGGTGTGTCAACGGCAAGTGTGTGAACAAGACTGACAAGAAGCATTTTGATGTGAGTTTTCCACTGCAACACACGCTCCTTTAAGATTCAGAATTGAAAGAGACCAAGTGATGCTAAAACGTTAGATACCACGTTAGCATCCCGACCTGTGGGCTCTCGCAGGGATACAGGATAGAGTCGTATTATTGATTCTTTGTCCCAtgtctttctcttctatttcctgAAAAGGTCTCTGTAGAGGTTTCTAACGCTGATCATTTGTGTCTCCATTTAGACTCCTGTTCACGGAAGCTGGGGTCCGTGGGGGCCCTGGGGAGACTGTTCAAGAACGTGTGGCGGAGGAGTTCAGTATACGATGAGGGAGTGCGACAACCCAGTCCCAAAGAACGGAGGGAAGTACTGCGAGGGCAAGCGCGTGCGCTACAGGTCCTGCAATATTGAGGACTGTCCAGAGAATAATGGTGAGTAGAGAGAAGGTGAAAAGGATGCGCTGCAAACGGGTGGTTGAAGGCCGGAAACGGATAACATCATCGTCTCCTTCTCTTTCCAGGAAAAACCTTTAGAGAGGAACAGTGTGAGGCACACAATGAATTCTCCAAAGCTTCCTTTGGGAGCGGGCCCGCAGTGGAGTGGACACCCAAGTACGCAGGAGTCTCACCCAAGGACAGGTGCAAGCTCATCTGTCAAGCCAAAGGCATTGGCTACTTCTTCGTTTTGCAGCCCAAGGTAGTAACTTTTCTTCAGACTTTTTGCCTAAGAAACAAGGCCTTAGTTTGCTCCCTTTTCATGCCAGCTCTGTTGTActtcctttaatttttatatatatatatatatatatatatatataaagctgagattttaatttatttatttattatttatggctgcgttgggtcttcgttgctgcacgcgggctttctctagttgcagcgagcaggggctactcttcgttgcggtgcacgggtttctcattgcagtggcttctcttgttgcgaagcatggactctaggcacgagagcttcagtagttgtggctcgcaggctctagagtgcaggctcagtagttgtggcgcacaaatttagttgctccacggcatgtgggatcttcctggaccagggctcgaacccatgtcccctccattggcaggcggattcttaaccactgtgccaccagggaaaccctaatttATATATTAACGTGTTCAATTTCAAGTTAGAACTGCTTTGCTTCTAGATACATTGGCAACTGCTTGCTTTGAGTTTGGTGCTGTTTTGGGCTATGAATGAAGCTTGAATCCAGTGCTTATGATTCTTGCAATGGTTTATTATTACTCCTATATGCGAAGAAAAGCCCTTTACACATGGTTAGGTAAATTATGTGTTAACATGGAAACCATCCAGtggttttggaaaatagtttaggTGTGGCCCGAAGTACTTGTTACTGGGTGACTAGCAGTAGTATGTGCAAATGGACTTATTAAAATGAAAGTCTGAGCATTGAGAACTCTTGTGTTTGAGAACATATACTGAACTAATGGAAGCATTGTTTTGCTGAGGAGATAAATCTGGCTCTGAGGTAGAAAATAGAATTGAATTTGGTTGAAATTATCATGTGTCATTATCACTGTAGGCTATGAAAACAGTCTCCAGTTGCAGATTCAACATTCAAGTGATTTATTCAGCACCTGTTATTGCCAGCTAGTATTCTAgatactggggatacagcagtaaacaaattGACAAAAAGCTCTGCTTTTGTTGACCTTAGCTAAAAGTGAGATAGGATACAAATAATCAAAAAATTTATAatgttttcagatggaaaaaaaagccaaagagaaGGATAGTGTGTGCCGTGTTATAAAGTAATTTTGCTAGTCAGGAAAGCAAAGATGTAATGTTAACGAAGAAAACTTTCAGAACTATCCTAGCATCATCTCTTGCCCTTGTTAATGTGTAACACCAGGTACGTGCCCTTCCTTTTTCAGGTGGTAGATGGCACTCCTTGTAGCCCAGATTCCACCTCTGTCTGCGTGCAAGGACAGTGTGTAAAAGCTGGTTGTGATCGCATCATAGACTCCAAAAAGAAGTTCGATAAATGTGGCATTTGTGGAGGAAATGGATCTACATGCAAGAAAATATCAGGATCAGTTACTAGTGCAAAGTAAGTGTTAAAATGCCATAATCCTGAAGGTCTTATCATTTCAATGTAACTTTTTACAGTTCTGGTAAAAATTACATTCTTAAATGATTACCTGGTGTTTTAAGCTAAGTATTGATTATATGATTAGCTGGTGAATGAGAgatttttatatctgttttcCTTATCTGCAGACCTGGCTACCACGATATCGTCACAATTCCAACCGGAGCCACAAACATTGAAGTGAAACAACGGAATCAGAGGGGATCCAGAAATAATGGAAGCTACCTTGCCATCAAAGCTGCCGATGGCACATATATCCTGAATGGCGACTTCACCTTGTCCACTTTAGAGCAAGACATCACGTACAAAGGTAGTGTCTTGAGATACAGTGGCTCCTCTGCAGCGTTGGAAAGAATTAGAAGCTTTAGCCCTCTCAAGGAGCCCTTAACCATCCAAGTCCTGACAGTGGGCAATGCCCTTCGACCGAAAATTAAATACACCTATTTcgtgaagaagaagaaggaatctTTCAACGCCATCCCTACTTTCTCCGAATGGGTCATTGAAGAGTGGAGCGAATGTTCCAAGTCATGTGGACAGGGTGTGCAGAGAAGGCTGGTGGAGTGCCGAGACCTCAACGGGCAGCCCGCTTCAGAGTGTGCAAAAGAAGTGAAGCCAGCCAGCACCAGACCTTGTGCGGACCTGCCTTGTCCCCTCTGGCAGCTGGGGGATTGGTCGCCATGTTCCAAGACTTGCGGGAAGGGTTACAGAAAGAGAACCTTGCAGTGTCTGTCCCATGATGGGGGTGTGTTATCTCATGAGAGCTGCGATCCTTTAAAGAAACCTAAACATTACATAGACTTTTGCACAATGGCAGAATGCAGTTAAGCAGGGGCGGTGTTGAGGGAAAAGGGCAGTGGGGAAGGGCTGATGCACTGAAATCAAGAAGGCTGGAGGAATCCAGTGCACCTTGCCGGTGATCAATGAGGTGTGCCGATGAGTTGGGAGGTACAGGTAGGTAGAAAAGAACTTAGATCATCAGAATTTCCTGCCAGTTACAAAATTGATAGGGTAGTTTATGAGGATCATTAATAGCTGACCAATAATATAGCATGAGAAAGCCCCAGggcattattatttcttttgttaagTCTGTGACAagtttttacaaaaatagaaacatttgtCAAAGTAAGTGTGAGAAATACTACAATCCCTGTTTCCTGGTACTGATGAAATGCTTTGTATCATGGAGGTTGGGAAATGAAAAGCAGGAGGAAGATGAGGTTTTTGGTTTAAGATGTGGCTTACTTTACCTCACTACCTATGGAGGGAGAAAGGAATACACATAAGATCTTTGACCATCACTGTTCCTAACTGCTGTGGTTTCAGAGAATGTTTATGCCATCTCTTCTGCTGAGAGTTAAGAATTCAGTCCAGCATGAGAAATGCTTAGCAACATCCAGTGACTCAAATGACtccatctttcctttcttgtGCCGTTATTGTGTCTTTATTTGTGAATTCATTTTGACGAAGAAACAATTCCATGTATTTGTAAAAACAGCATTAAGTCTACAAGGGGAAGAAAAGCAGTGATGTATCAGATGCTGGTAAAAGCTAGGGGAGGCCCGTTGATCTGGGTACCTCCTACATTTTTTCCTCCTGAGGTAAGCCTACTTAAGGAATGTGGAtgtggaaaaaaaaccaaaaaacagtttGTGTCTGAAGAAAGTCAGTAAGATCACACAAAAAGAATGTAATGCCAGAACAAGAATGGGGTGTGTACAACAGGGTCCCCAGTGTTTGGGGACATTGAGATCACACATCTCACGGTGGGGAGGCTACTGAGGGGTAGCGGGTCCATCCCCAGCAGCTGGTCCAACAGTCATATCCTGGTGAATGTCTGTTCAGCTCTTCTACtatgaaagaaaatgacttttttccATATGTATATAGTAAAATATGTTACTATAAATTCTATGTACTTTATAAGTATTGGTCTGTGTGTTCCTTCTAAGAAGGACTATAGTTTGTAATAAATGCCTataataacatatttatttttatacatttctttctAATGATAAAACTTTTAAGTTATATCGCTTTTGTAAAAGGTCATATAAAAATAGAGTATTTATACAATATATGTTACTAGGAAATAATAAAAGGACACTTTTTGAacatgtgtctattttttttaatgggaattaATTCCTGGGTAGGAAATCTGAAACTCAGATgttgaacttttgtttgttttgtttaaaaaatgtctggtttattacttttttaacactgataaaaatgtttcattgcatacatttttttaaaaaacatctttattgaagtataattgctttacaataatgtgttaattgctgctttataacaaagtgaatcagctatacatatacatatatccccatatctcctccctcttgcgtctccctcccaccctccctatcccacccctctaagtggtcacaaagcactgagctgatctccctgtgctatgcggctgcttcccactagctagctattttacatttggtagtgtgtatatggccatgccactctctcattttgtcccagcttaccctaccccctcctcatatcctcaagtccattctctagtaggtctgtgtctttattcccgtctaggccctaggttcttcataaccattttttttttttttagattccatatatatgtgttagcatagggtatttgtttttctctttctgacttacttcactctgtatgacagactctaggtccattcacctcactacaaataactcagttttgtttctttttatgactgagtaatattccattgtatatatgagccacatctttatccattcatctgtcgatggaacaGATATTGAATTTGAAGagagaatattttcttcaattctttgGAAGTATGATTTCAttctaatgaaattattttatgtatcctTGGGGTATGTGATtgctacaaagaaagaaatctattaTATCTTTGGTGATAGATAGGTTTGTTACTGATGTAATAATATACACCAGTGGTTGgccaaatttttctgtaaagagccaaatAGTAAATAGGTTTTGTGGGTCATActatctctgtcacaactactgaacagTG
This window harbors:
- the ADAMTS1 gene encoding A disintegrin and metalloproteinase with thrombospondin motifs 1; amino-acid sequence: MGNTARRSRGSQPAPVLLRLLLAAASALLVVPGVRGRPTEEDEELVLLAPESDPGHRTTHLRLDAFGRQLLLELQPDRGFLAPGFTLQTVGRRPGPDASRSDPVGDLAHCFYSGTVNGDPSSAAALSLCEGVRGAFYLQDEEYFIQPAPAAAAEEEPPTRPQFHLLRRRRRGGGGARCGVLDDETQLAGGAGSEDEHATAQGPPRDRATQRMGQPTGTRSLRKKRFVSSPRYVETMLVADQSMAEFHGSGLKHYLLTLFSVAARLYKHPSIRNSVSLVVVKILVIYEEQKGPEVTSNAALTLRNFCNWQKQHNPPSDRDAEHYDTAILFTRQDLCGAQTCDTLGMADVGTVCDPSRSCSVIEDDGLQAAFTTAHELGHVFNMPHDDAKQCASVNGVNRDSHMMASMLSNLDRSQPWSPCSAYMITSFLDNGHGECLMDKPQSPIQLPSDLPGTLYDANRQCQFTFGDESKHCPDAASTCTTLWCTGTSGGLLVCQTKHFPWADGTSCGEGKWCVNGKCVNKTDKKHFDTPVHGSWGPWGPWGDCSRTCGGGVQYTMRECDNPVPKNGGKYCEGKRVRYRSCNIEDCPENNGKTFREEQCEAHNEFSKASFGSGPAVEWTPKYAGVSPKDRCKLICQAKGIGYFFVLQPKVVDGTPCSPDSTSVCVQGQCVKAGCDRIIDSKKKFDKCGICGGNGSTCKKISGSVTSAKPGYHDIVTIPTGATNIEVKQRNQRGSRNNGSYLAIKAADGTYILNGDFTLSTLEQDITYKGSVLRYSGSSAALERIRSFSPLKEPLTIQVLTVGNALRPKIKYTYFVKKKKESFNAIPTFSEWVIEEWSECSKSCGQGVQRRLVECRDLNGQPASECAKEVKPASTRPCADLPCPLWQLGDWSPCSKTCGKGYRKRTLQCLSHDGGVLSHESCDPLKKPKHYIDFCTMAECS